The DNA sequence CGCACCGCGCGAGCGTCGCGTACCTGCCCTTGCCGACCCTATGTGACGAGGAGGCCGCGGTGCCTGTCGCGTACACCGGCGGCCTCCTCGTCCACGTTTCTCGCGGCCCGGGCCCACGGCCCGGTGCGGCGGCTCAGGCCTGGCCGACCTCGAACCGCACGAAGCGGGTCACCTCGATGCCGGCCTCGGCCAGCACCTGCTTGACGGTCTTCTTGTTGTCGGCGACCGCGGCCTGCTCCAGCAGGACGAAGTCCTTGAAGAAGGCGTTCACCCGGCCCTCGACGATCTTCGGCAGCGCCGCCGCGGGCTTGTTCTCCTCGCGGGCGGTCTGCTCGGCGATGCGCCGCTCGGACTCGACCGTCTCGGCGGGCACCTCGTCGCGGGTGAGGTACTTCGGCCGCATCGCGGCGATCTGCATCGCGACGCCGCGGGCGTCCGCGTCGCCCGCCTCGTCGGTCTTGCCGGAGAACTGCACCAGCACGCCGACCGCCGGGGGCAGGTCCTGGCTCTTGCGGTGCAGGTAGACCGCGGTGGTGCCGTCGAGCTTGGCGAAGCGGTTCAGCACCAGCTTCTCGCCGATCTTGGCGGACTGCTCCTGGATCAGGTCGGCCACGCTCTTGCCGTCGATGGTGCTGGCGAGCAGCTCCTCGGCGTTGGTGGCGTCACTGGTCACGCCGTGCTCGACCAACTGCTGGGCCAGCGCGATGAAGGCGTCGTTCTTGGCGACGAAGTCGGTCTCGCAGTTGAGTTCGAGCAGCGCCTGGCCGGAGTGGGCGATGAGACCGTTGGCGGCGGTGCGACCGGCCCGCTTGCCCACGTCCTTCGCGCCCTTGACGCGCAGGATCTCGACGGCCTTGTCGAAGTCGCCCTCGGCCTCGGTCAGCGCCTTCTTGGAGTCCATCATGCCGGCGCCGGTGAGGTCCCGGAGCTTCTTGACGTCCGCGGCGGTGAAGTTGGACATGACTCTCTCTTCGGTGTCGGTGACTACTGCGGTGAGATGGTCTGGCTGCCGGTTACCCGGAACCGGGCCGGTGTCGCCCGGTGTGTCCGCCGCGCCCCGCCGGCCGGCCGAAAGTCGGCCGGCGGGGACGCGACGGTGCGATCACTCCGCGGCGGCGGTCGCCGGCTGCTCGGCAGCGGCCGGGGCCGGCTGCTCGGTGGCGGCGGCGGGCGCCGGCTGCTCGTCGGCCTTCTTCGGCTCCTCGAGCAGCTCGCGCTCCCACTCGGCCAGCGGCTCGTCGGCGCCGACCTGGCCCGCCTCGGGCTTCTCGTCGCCGCCCCGGCCACGGCCGGAACGCGCGATCAGACCGTCGGCGACGGCCGCGGCGACGACCTTGGTCAGCAGCTCGGCCGAGCGGATGGCGTCGTCGTTACCCGGGATCGGGAAGTCGACCTCGTCCGGGTCGCAGTTGGTGTCCAGCACGGCGATCACCGGGATGCCCAGCTTGCGGGCCTCGTCGACGGCGATGTGCTCCTTCTTGGTGTCGACGATCCAGACCGCGGCCGGAAGCTTCTGCATGTCCCGCAGGCCACCGAGGGTCTTGGTGAGCTTGATCTTCTCGCGGGAGAGCTGGAGGGTTTCCTTCTTGGTGTAACCGGCGGCGGTGCCGCTCAGGTCACCCAGGGCCTCGAGCTCCTTCATCCGCTGGAGCCGCTTGTACACGGTCTGGAAGTTGGTCAGCATGCCACCGAGCCAGCGGTGGTTGACGTACGGCTGGCCGACCCGGGTCGCCTGCTCGGCGATGGCCTCCTGGGCCTGCTTCTTGGTGCCGACGAACAGGATGTGACCGCCGCCCGCGACGGTGGTGCGGATGAACGCGTACGCCTTCTCGATGTAGTCGAGGGTCTGGCGCAGGTCGATGATGTAGATACCGTTGCGCTCGGTGAAGATGAAGCGCTTCATCTTCGGGTTCCAGCGCCGGGTCTGGTGCCCGAAGTGCACACCGCTCTCCAGCAGCTGACGCATGGTCACGACGGCCATGGTGGGTACTCCTACTTTGTCCCTGGTTGTCCGTCCGGCCGGCGACCGGACGCCTGGCGCCCGGTCGCCGGCCAGGATGGGCCCGGACGAAGGACCGGGACCAGGGAGGCCGTCGCTCCACGGAGGGACCGTGGAGAGGGCACGCGAGGTCGACCGCGCGAGGCGGTCGCCAGTTCACGAGTGTACGCGCCTTCTCCGCCCCCCGGCCCCGGGGTGCGCGGTCGCCCTTGATCCACTCCTGAGCCGCCGCCGGTCCGGCTCGGCCCCACCTGGGCCTTCCGGGCCCGGCTTGATCCACCCCACGTCGCCGAGGTGGCGGCATCACCGCGGCGGGGATACCGCCCCCTCGGCGTACCGGTGGGGATCAGGCGGCGGTCAGCGGGCCGCGAGCGCGGCGGCGACGAAGAGCACCAGACCCACGGTCAGGTACGCGGTCGGCGGGCGGAGCCAGCCGCGGCTGCCGTCGGCCAGCGCCAGCCCGCCGGTGCGCAGGCCGTACAGACCGGCACCGAAGATCGGCAACCCGACCACCAGGAACGTGCCCACCACGACGTGCGAGGTGGAGACCGGGTCACCCACCAGCCCGTGCAGCAGCACCCGCAACGCGGGCACCTCAAGCACCAGCACGAGCGCCGCCAGCAGCACCGCCAACGCCGGACGCCGGGTCCGGTAGACGCCGTCACCGGGCGGCGGCCCGTCCGACCGGGGCACGACCGCCGGCATCGGGCCGGTCGGCATCTCCAGCGGGTGCACCGGCGCCGTCGGCTCGGTCGGGGCGGTCGGGCGCTCACCGATGGTCAGCGAGGTGGCCGCACCCGGACTCGACCGGCCGCCCACCGAGATCTGCGTCCCGCCGGCGGTGGCGGGCTCGGCCGACCGGCCGGCGTCCACGATCGGGTAACCGCCGAGCGGGCCGGGTCGGGCCGGGTCGGCACCCCCGGCGGAGGCGTCCGCGCCGAAACTCCCGTACGACGCGGAACGGGCCGGATCGGCGCTCCCAGCCGGGGTGTCCGCGCCGAAACCGCCGTACGAGGCGGAACGGGCCGCGTCGCCGCCCCCGGCCGGGTCGTCCGCGCCGAAACCGCCGTACGAGGCGGGACGGGCCGCGTCGGCGCTCCCGGCGAGGGCGTCGGTGCCGCGCGACCCGAGCGGGTCCGACGCGCCGCGCGACGCGGTGCCGAGCGCGTCGACGCCGCTGCGCGACACCGCGCCGAGCCGGTCGTCCCCGTGCCCGGCCGCCGCCTCGCGGGCCGCGCGTCGGCCGGCCCGCCCCGGCAGTTCGCCGGAGACCTCCGGGTCGTCCGGTCGCTGTGACCGCCAACCACTCGTATCGTCGACGAGCGGATCGGCGGCGGAGTACCGACCCGGGTCCGCGTACCGACCCTCGCCCGCCCGCTGCTCCGGGGCGCGGTAGTCGTCGTCGCGGTAGCGCGGCTCGCCCGCGGCACGCCAGTCCGACTCGTACCCGCGGTCGCCCCACCGCGGTTCCTGCTGATCCTCGGGATAGCTCCGTCGTCCGTCCACGACGGGCACGGTATGCGACCGGCACCAGCCACGCCATTCGGGCTGGTGGGGCTATCAGCCCAGCTCACCGCGAACATCACAGGTCGCCAACCCGGCACCCGCAGTGATGACACGGGCACTGGTCGATCGGTGCACGCTCAACCGTCGTTTCTCGTGCCGCCCCGCCGCCCGCCAAGCGACCCCGCACCAGCCGCAACCACGCACCCAAGCAGTAAGCCAGCCGGACCAAGGTCCGACGGGCTCAAAACCGCTCTACAGGATCGAGCGAGCCCGGCTACGCCGGACGCACGCGCTACAGCCGTACCGGCCCCGCGCGCACGCACCTAAGCAACAAGATCGCCCAGACCTCGGCAGCCGCTCAACCCACCACGCAGGCCCAGTCGACGCCGGAATGCTCGACACCCGGAGAGCGCAGCCTGTCTCGCCGTCTGACCGGCCACTCCTGCGCCGGTCCGTAGCACATCGGATCGGTGATCGTGTGTCTGTCCACAAGTGGATGTCTATCCACAACCTCGCCTCGCGCGCTGCCCGCCACCGCGTCCGACGGTCGCATCCTGACCGGCATGACGAACCGGAACCAGGCCGTCGGCGCCTACGGCGAACGGTGCGCGCTGCGGCACCTGATCGAGACCGGGCTGCGCCCGATCGTCCGCAACTGGCGCTGCCCCGACGGGGAGATCGACATCATCGCCTGGGAAGGCCCGGTCCTCGCCTTCTGCGAGGTGAAGACGCGGCGCACCGAGCGGTACGGCTCCCCCGCCGAGGCCGTGGTGCGCACCAAGGCGCGTCGGCTGCGCGGGCTGGCCGCCCGCTGGCTCGCCGAGACCGGCACCACCGCCGACGAGGTCCGTTTCGACGTGCTCTCGGTCCGGTTGCCGGCCACCGGCCACGCCCGGGTGGAACACCTCCGGGGCGCGTTCTGACATGGGCTACGCCAAGGTTCTCAGCGTCGGCCTGGCCGGCGTGTCCGGGCAGGTGGTCGAGGTGGAGGCCGACCTCGCGCCCGGCCTGCCGGCGGTGCTCATCTCCGGCCTGCCGGACACCGCACTGCACGAGGCCCGCGACCGGGTTCGCGCCGCCATCGTCAACTCCGGCCAGAAGTGGCCCAACCGGAGGATCACGCTCAACCTGCTCCCCGCCACCCTGCCCAAGTACGGTTCCGCGTTCGACCTGGCCATCGCCGTGGCCGTGCTCGCCGGCTCCGGCGAACTACCGCCGGTCGCCCTGGAGGCCACCGTCGTCCTCGGCGAACTCGGCCTCGACGGCGCGGTCCGCCCGGTCCGGGGCGCCCTGCCCATGGTCGCCGCCGCCGCCCGGGCCGGCTGCCCGCGCGTCGTGGTGCCCGCCGGCAACGCCGCGGAGGCCGCCGTCATCCCCGGCGTACGGGTGTACGGGGTCGACACGCTGCACCGGCTCGTCGCGCACGTCCGCGACGGTGCGCCGCTGCTCGCCCCACCGCAGCCGGCGCCGGCCGGCGCGCCCACCGGCCCCGACCTCAGCGACGTCGCCGGGCAGCCCCTCGGTCGGCGGGCACTCGAGATCGCCGCCGCGGGCGGCCACCACCTCGCCCTGCTCGGCCCGCCCGGGGCCGGCAAGACCATGCTCGCCGAGCGGCTGCCGTCGATCCTGCCGGAGCTGGACGACGAGGCCGCCCTGGAGGTGACGGCGCTGTACTCGATCGCCGGCCTCCTGCCGCCCGGTGGCGGGCTGCTGCGTCGCCCACCGTTCCAGGCGCCGCACCACACCACCACGGTGCCCGCGCTGGTCGGCGGCGGCTCCGGGCTGGCCCGGCCCGGTGCCGTGTCGCTGGCCCACCGGGGCGTGCTCTTCCTCGACGAGGCCCCGGAGTTCAGCAAGGGCGCGCTGGAGGCGTTGCGTCAGCCGCTGGAGAGCGGGCGGGTCCGGGTCGCCCGCACCCGGGGCGCCACCGAGTATCCGGCCCGTTCCCAACTGGTGCTGGCCGCGAACCCCTGCCCCTGCGCGAAGCCGTCCGGCGACGTCGACTGCGAGTGTGCCCCGCAGTCCCGGCGACGGTACCTCGGCCGGCTGTCGGGGCCGCTGCTCGACCGGGTCGACGTGCAGGTGCAACTGATGCCGGTACGCGCGGCGGAGTTGATGGAGACGGTGACCGTGAGCGAGTCCTCGTCGACGGTCGCCGCCCGGGTCTCCGCGGCGCGGCGAGCCGCCGCCGACCGTTGGGCCGGCACCGGGCACCGGCTCAACGCCGAGATACCGGGGCCGCACCTCCGCCGTCCGCCGTGGCGGCTACCCGCCGGCGACACCGCTGAGCTACGCGCCCGGTTGGACTCCGGATCGATCTCCGCACGTGGCTTCGATCGTGTCATCCGGATGGCCTGGACCGTCGCCGACCTGGACGGGCGTGCGCGCCCGAACCGGCACGACGTGCTGGAGGCCCTCCAACTCAGGACGGGAGCAGGAGCATGAGCACCGGAGAGGAGCAGCTGCTCGCCCGGCTGGCGTTGACCTGGCTCGCCGAGCCAGGCACCTGGGCCGTGTACCGGCTGGTGGACTCGATCGGCCCGGTCGCCACCCTGGATCTGCTGCTCGACGGCGGCGCACCCGAGGACCGGCTCCGCGCCACCGTGGCGGCCCGCCGTGCCGGCGGTGACGCACGCGGGGTCGCCGCCGACGCGCTGGCCCGCGCGGAACGGCTCGGCGTCCGTGTCATCTGCCCCGAGGACGCCGAGTGGCCGGCTCGACTCGCCGACCTGTGCCTTCTCCGGCTGCCCGGCGCCAGCCGGCGGGTGGACCTGGAAACCGCCCCTCCGATGTGCCTGTGGGTGCGTGGGGCCCGGCGGCTGGACGAGTCCCTGGAGCGTTCCGTGGCCGTGGTCGGCGCCCGGGCCGCGACCTCGTACGGGCTGCACGTGGCGACCGAACTCGGCTACGGTCTCGCCGACCGGGGCTGGGCCGTGGTTTCCGGGGGCGCCTTCGGCGTCGACGCGGCGGCGCACCGGGGCGCGCTCAACGGCGGCGGGGTGACGGTGAGCGTGCTGGCGTGCGGAATCGACCGGCCCTACCCGATGGGCAACGCTGCGCTCTTCGACCGGATCGCCGAGTCCGGGCTGCTGCTCAGCGAATGGCTGCCCGGGGCGGAGCCGCTGCGTCCCCGGTTCCTCGTCCGGAATCGGGTGATCGCCGCCGGCACCCTCGGCACCGTGCTGGTGGAGGCGTCCGCCCGCAGTGGGGCGACCCAGACGACGAGACGGGCGCTCGCCCTCGGGCGCCCGGCCATGGTGGTTCCGGGTCCGGTCACGTCGGCCATGTCCGTCGGCGCCCACGAGATCCTCCGCGAGGAGCCGAGGGCCCGCCTGGTCACCGGCGTCGCACACGTGCTGGAGGAGGTGGGTCGGATCGGCGCGGACCTCGCCCCGCCCGTACGCGGACCGAGCCGGCCCACGGACCAGCTCGACGACGAGGCCACGCTGCTGGTGGAGACGTTCCCGCGCCGCGGCGTGATCGGGGTGGAGGCGCTGGCCGCCCGGGCCGGCGTGGACATCCGGGCGGCCATGCGGAAGCTGTCGGTCCTGGAGGAACTCCACGTCGTGGTGCGCCGTGACGGCGGCTACGCGCTGGCTCCCCAGCCGGCGACCGTCAGGCGGACGGACGCGCGGACCGGAGATGGGTGAGCACGCTCCGCTCCCGGGTCTCCAGTTCCGCGACGAGGGCCCGGGTCGACGGGTCCGCGTCCGTCAGGTGCGGCTCACCCGGTGGCCGTAGGGTGACTCCGACGGCAGGCCCGCCAACGCGGGATCGACGACGAGGTGGGCATGGGCGGACGACGCGGCGGCACCCGCGACCTCCACGCGGCGCTGCCCACCGCCATGCGCGCGGCGGTGGACGACTTCGCCGACCATCTGTCCCGGGTGCGGAACCGCTCCGCGCACACCGTCCGGGCGTACGTCACGGACGTGGTCACGCTGCTGGATCACGCGGTACGGATGGGCTGCACCGACCTGCCCGACGTGGATCTCGCGGTGCTGCGCAGTTGGCTGGCCCGGCAGCGGACCGTGGGGACCGCCCAGACGACGCTGGCCCGCCGGGCCGCCGCCGCCCGGACCTTCAGCACCTGGGCGCACCGGGCCGGCCTGCTCCCCGGCGACGTCGCCGCGCCGCTGGCCAGCCCTCGGGCCCGCCGGGACCTGCCCACCGTCCTGCGCGCCGATCAGGCGGCCGTCCTGATGGACGCCCCCGCGCGGGCCGCCGCCACCGCCGCAGGGGCGGCAGGACCGACGCAGGCAGCGACGCCGACGATCGAGGGCACGGCCGGCGCGAGCGCGGTCACGGTCGGAGCCACGGCGGGCACCGGCACGCGGCTGGACCGGGCCACGAGAATCCCCACCGGTGACGGGGCCGGTGACGGCGGTGAGCCGCCGGAGGCGGTGCTGCTGCGGGACCGGCTGCTGCTCGAAATGCTCTACGGCACCGGAGTGCGGATCAGCGAGGCGTGCGGGCTGGACGTCACGGACGTCGACCAGGCCCGCCGGGTGGTCCGCGTGCTGGGCAAGGGCGGCCGGGAACGGGCGGTGCCGTACGGGGTTCCGGCGCAACGCGCGCTCGACGCGTGGCTCGACACCGGCCGGCCGGCCCTGGTGGCGCCGGGCTCGGGTCGCGCGCTGCTGCTCGGCACCCGGGGCGGGCGGCTGAACCCGACCACCGCCCGACGGATCGTGGCGGGCTGGACCGCCGCGGCCGGCGTGCCGCGGGTGACCCCGCACGGGTTGCGCCACTCGGCCGCCACCCACCTGCTGGAGGGGGGCGCGGACCTGCGCGCCGTCCAGGAGCTGCTCGGGCACTCGTCGCTGGCCAGCACCCAGATCTACACGCACGTCTCGGTCGAGCGGCTGCGGGCGGCCTACCGGCAGGCGCACCCGCGGGCCTGACGGAAGCCGCCGGAGATGATCCACGACGGGCTACCATCGACGAATGACGGTGCCGCAGCCACCCGAGCCGATTCCCGGGGCTCGGCTGCTCTTCTCCCTCGACCCGTCCGTCAGCCACCTCAACCACGGCTCGTTCGGTGCCGTGCCGGTCGTCGTGCAGCGCGCCCAGCAGCGGCTGCGCGACGAGATGGAGGCCAACCCGCTGCGGTTCTTCGCCCAGGGTCTGGTCGACCGGATCACCCACGCCCGGCGGCACCTGGCCACCTTCCTCGGTGCCGACCCGGAGGGCACCGCCCTGGTCGGCAACGCCACCGCCGGCGCGGCCGTGGTGTTGCAGTCGCTCGGGCTGGGCCCCGGCGACGAGGTGTTGACCACCGACCACGGGTACGGGGCGGTCGCCCTGTCGGTGGCCCGGGAGTGCGAGCGGACCGGGGCGGTGTCCCGAACCCTGCCGGTGCCGTTGACGGCGACCGACGAGGAGACCGTCGAGATCGTCCGGGCCGGGCTGCGCCCCGGGCGGACCCGGTTGCTGATCGTCGACCAGCTCACCTCGCCGACCGCCCGGCTGTTCCCGGCGGCGGCGCTCGTCGCGGTGGCGCGGGAGCGGGGCGTGCCGGTGCTGGTGGACGCGGCGCACGCGCCGGGCATGCTGCCGGCCACGGTGGCCTCGGTCGGCGCCGACTTCTGGGTCGGCAACCTGCACAAGTGGGCGTACGCGCCACGCGGCACCGCCGTGCTGGTGGTGGCGGAGCCGTGGCGGGAGCGGATCCAGCCGCTCGTCGTCTCGTGGGAGCAGGGCAGCGGGTTTCCCACCCGGGTCGAGTGGCAGGCCACCGGTGACTACACCGGTTGGCTGGCCGCGCCGGTCGGCCTGTTCACGCTGCGTAGCCTCGGCGTGGACCGGGTGCGCGCGCACAACGCGGCGCTGGCCGCGTACGGGCAACGGGTGGTCGGGGACGCGCTCGGGGTGGCGCCGGAGCGGTTGCCGGCGCCCGGCGGACCGGCGGTCGCCATGCGGCTGGTGCCGTTGCCGCCCGGCGTCGCGACGACGCTGGACGCGGCCCGGGCGCTGCGGGCCCGGATCGCGGACCGGCTGGCGGCCGAGGTGTCGGTGGCCGGCTGGAACGGCCGGGGCTACCTGCGGCTGTGCGGCCAGGTCTACAACACCCCCGAGGAGTACGAACGGCTGGCCGTGCGGCTGCCCACGCTGCTCGCCCAGGGCTGAGCGCCTGGGGCGGCCGGCGTGGCCGGCGTCGGACCGAGGGGCAGCAACCGGACCCGGCCCAGCCCGAGCAGGGCGAGCGGGTCCAGGTAGTCGTTGCCGTGGCGCAGCCCCCAGTGCAGGCAGGCCGCGGCGGCACAGCCGGGGTGCCCGGCGAGCAGCTCGCCGATCGGTGTGCCGGCGTCGATCCGGGCGCCGGCCGCGAGGCGGGAGCGCACCGGTTCGTAGGTGGTGCGCAGCCCGTCACCGTGCCCGACGCTGATCACCGGCCGGCCGGCCACCGCGCCGGCGAAGAGGACCGTGCCCGCTCCGGCGGCGCGCACCTCGGCACCCGGTGCGGCGACGAGGTCCACGCCCCGGTGCCCGGGCAGCCAGGGCCGGGGTGGCGGGTCGAACCGCCGGGCCACCCGGGGTGGGCCCGGCAACGGCCACCGAAAACGTGCCGCCGCACCGATTCCCGGCACCC is a window from the Micromonospora sp. DSM 45708 genome containing:
- a CDS encoding YraN family protein, translating into MTNRNQAVGAYGERCALRHLIETGLRPIVRNWRCPDGEIDIIAWEGPVLAFCEVKTRRTERYGSPAEAVVRTKARRLRGLAARWLAETGTTADEVRFDVLSVRLPATGHARVEHLRGAF
- a CDS encoding aminotransferase class V-fold PLP-dependent enzyme; its protein translation is MTVPQPPEPIPGARLLFSLDPSVSHLNHGSFGAVPVVVQRAQQRLRDEMEANPLRFFAQGLVDRITHARRHLATFLGADPEGTALVGNATAGAAVVLQSLGLGPGDEVLTTDHGYGAVALSVARECERTGAVSRTLPVPLTATDEETVEIVRAGLRPGRTRLLIVDQLTSPTARLFPAAALVAVARERGVPVLVDAAHAPGMLPATVASVGADFWVGNLHKWAYAPRGTAVLVVAEPWRERIQPLVVSWEQGSGFPTRVEWQATGDYTGWLAAPVGLFTLRSLGVDRVRAHNAALAAYGQRVVGDALGVAPERLPAPGGPAVAMRLVPLPPGVATTLDAARALRARIADRLAAEVSVAGWNGRGYLRLCGQVYNTPEEYERLAVRLPTLLAQG
- a CDS encoding tyrosine recombinase XerC, giving the protein MGGRRGGTRDLHAALPTAMRAAVDDFADHLSRVRNRSAHTVRAYVTDVVTLLDHAVRMGCTDLPDVDLAVLRSWLARQRTVGTAQTTLARRAAAARTFSTWAHRAGLLPGDVAAPLASPRARRDLPTVLRADQAAVLMDAPARAAATAAGAAGPTQAATPTIEGTAGASAVTVGATAGTGTRLDRATRIPTGDGAGDGGEPPEAVLLRDRLLLEMLYGTGVRISEACGLDVTDVDQARRVVRVLGKGGRERAVPYGVPAQRALDAWLDTGRPALVAPGSGRALLLGTRGGRLNPTTARRIVAGWTAAAGVPRVTPHGLRHSAATHLLEGGADLRAVQELLGHSSLASTQIYTHVSVERLRAAYRQAHPRA
- a CDS encoding murein hydrolase activator EnvC family protein; amino-acid sequence: MATPIGRAGSAVLLVLLLTPGPSAEPSLRPAPAGAASSAGRPVSAARVPGIGAAARFRWPLPGPPRVARRFDPPPRPWLPGHRGVDLVAAPGAEVRAAGAGTVLFAGAVAGRPVISVGHGDGLRTTYEPVRSRLAAGARIDAGTPIGELLAGHPGCAAAACLHWGLRHGNDYLDPLALLGLGRVRLLPLGPTPATPAAPGAQPWASSVGSRTASRSYSSGVL
- a CDS encoding DNA-processing protein DprA, with the protein product MSTGEEQLLARLALTWLAEPGTWAVYRLVDSIGPVATLDLLLDGGAPEDRLRATVAARRAGGDARGVAADALARAERLGVRVICPEDAEWPARLADLCLLRLPGASRRVDLETAPPMCLWVRGARRLDESLERSVAVVGARAATSYGLHVATELGYGLADRGWAVVSGGAFGVDAAAHRGALNGGGVTVSVLACGIDRPYPMGNAALFDRIAESGLLLSEWLPGAEPLRPRFLVRNRVIAAGTLGTVLVEASARSGATQTTRRALALGRPAMVVPGPVTSAMSVGAHEILREEPRARLVTGVAHVLEEVGRIGADLAPPVRGPSRPTDQLDDEATLLVETFPRRGVIGVEALAARAGVDIRAAMRKLSVLEELHVVVRRDGGYALAPQPATVRRTDARTGDG
- the rpsB gene encoding 30S ribosomal protein S2 encodes the protein MAVVTMRQLLESGVHFGHQTRRWNPKMKRFIFTERNGIYIIDLRQTLDYIEKAYAFIRTTVAGGGHILFVGTKKQAQEAIAEQATRVGQPYVNHRWLGGMLTNFQTVYKRLQRMKELEALGDLSGTAAGYTKKETLQLSREKIKLTKTLGGLRDMQKLPAAVWIVDTKKEHIAVDEARKLGIPVIAVLDTNCDPDEVDFPIPGNDDAIRSAELLTKVVAAAVADGLIARSGRGRGGDEKPEAGQVGADEPLAEWERELLEEPKKADEQPAPAAATEQPAPAAAEQPATAAAE
- a CDS encoding YifB family Mg chelatase-like AAA ATPase, producing the protein MGYAKVLSVGLAGVSGQVVEVEADLAPGLPAVLISGLPDTALHEARDRVRAAIVNSGQKWPNRRITLNLLPATLPKYGSAFDLAIAVAVLAGSGELPPVALEATVVLGELGLDGAVRPVRGALPMVAAAARAGCPRVVVPAGNAAEAAVIPGVRVYGVDTLHRLVAHVRDGAPLLAPPQPAPAGAPTGPDLSDVAGQPLGRRALEIAAAGGHHLALLGPPGAGKTMLAERLPSILPELDDEAALEVTALYSIAGLLPPGGGLLRRPPFQAPHHTTTVPALVGGGSGLARPGAVSLAHRGVLFLDEAPEFSKGALEALRQPLESGRVRVARTRGATEYPARSQLVLAANPCPCAKPSGDVDCECAPQSRRRYLGRLSGPLLDRVDVQVQLMPVRAAELMETVTVSESSSTVAARVSAARRAAADRWAGTGHRLNAEIPGPHLRRPPWRLPAGDTAELRARLDSGSISARGFDRVIRMAWTVADLDGRARPNRHDVLEALQLRTGAGA
- the tsf gene encoding translation elongation factor Ts; translated protein: MSNFTAADVKKLRDLTGAGMMDSKKALTEAEGDFDKAVEILRVKGAKDVGKRAGRTAANGLIAHSGQALLELNCETDFVAKNDAFIALAQQLVEHGVTSDATNAEELLASTIDGKSVADLIQEQSAKIGEKLVLNRFAKLDGTTAVYLHRKSQDLPPAVGVLVQFSGKTDEAGDADARGVAMQIAAMRPKYLTRDEVPAETVESERRIAEQTAREENKPAAALPKIVEGRVNAFFKDFVLLEQAAVADNKKTVKQVLAEAGIEVTRFVRFEVGQA